From Ktedonobacterales bacterium, a single genomic window includes:
- a CDS encoding histidine phosphatase family protein, translating into MKRKILLIRHGQATFNVEHRLPGQLPGIALTEEGKRQAQQTGEALAGLPISAIISSPLERARDTAALVARPRDIPIQLDADLADTNVGKWAGMNYNELSKSDDAEWKLYARTMSAAPPGVESGLDVQARAVRAAERARRAPDLGEYVALVAHADVIKLIVAYYTGMPHQCIHSLSIDNASVTMLAFGEHEHPPAVLALNWTPSPGWLTYTPEPPAETQVQADGQVTAAQATTNEGSQDTATQNETTPAATAAPQD; encoded by the coding sequence ATGAAGCGAAAAATATTACTCATTCGTCATGGTCAGGCGACCTTTAACGTTGAACATCGTTTACCAGGGCAGTTGCCTGGCATTGCGCTCACCGAAGAGGGAAAACGCCAGGCGCAGCAGACCGGCGAAGCGCTGGCCGGGCTGCCCATCAGCGCCATTATCAGCAGCCCTCTGGAGCGCGCCCGCGACACTGCCGCGCTCGTTGCCAGGCCGCGCGACATCCCCATTCAGCTTGACGCTGATCTGGCAGATACCAACGTGGGGAAGTGGGCAGGCATGAATTATAATGAGCTTTCCAAGAGCGACGACGCCGAGTGGAAGTTGTATGCCAGGACCATGAGCGCCGCGCCGCCGGGGGTCGAGAGCGGCCTGGATGTCCAGGCGCGCGCTGTACGAGCCGCCGAGCGCGCCCGCCGCGCGCCCGATCTCGGCGAATATGTCGCCCTGGTGGCTCACGCCGATGTCATCAAGCTCATCGTCGCGTATTATACCGGGATGCCCCACCAGTGTATTCACTCGCTCAGCATAGACAACGCCTCTGTGACCATGCTGGCCTTTGGCGAACATGAACATCCCCCAGCGGTACTCGCGCTCAACTGGACACCATCGCCTGGCTGGCTGACCTATACACCAGAACCACCTGCCGAAACGCAGGTACAGGCTGATGGGCAGGTCACAGCGGCGCAAGCGACGACCAATGAGGGGAGCCAGGACACAGCAACTCAGAACGAAACGACGCCTGCTGCCACAGCAGCGCCGCAAGATTGA
- a CDS encoding hydroxymethylglutaryl-CoA lyase — protein sequence MALFESLPKQVRIVEVGPRDGLQNEKAQIPTAEKIKFIDLLSAAGFGAVEATSFVSPKAIPQLADASEVMAGITRRAGVNYPVLVPNQKGMERALAAGARSVAVFTAASETFAQHNIHATIAESLENFRPVIELARRESVPVRGYISTVFGCPYEGAVSPEKTLEVAARLLDLGVDELSLGDTIGVATPDQVVEVVSLLIRRVPLEKLGLHFHDTRGTALANVLTGLQLGVTTFDSSAGGLGGCPYAPGAAGNLATEDLLYMLHGLGIETRVDLEKVVEATSFITAFLGHAPTSKYWQAATANC from the coding sequence ATGGCGCTTTTTGAGAGCTTGCCAAAGCAAGTGCGAATCGTCGAGGTGGGGCCAAGGGATGGCTTGCAGAACGAGAAAGCGCAGATACCTACCGCCGAAAAGATCAAGTTTATTGATCTGCTTTCGGCGGCTGGCTTTGGCGCAGTGGAGGCAACATCGTTTGTTAGCCCAAAAGCGATTCCACAATTGGCGGATGCCAGCGAAGTGATGGCCGGAATTACGCGGCGCGCGGGCGTCAATTATCCGGTATTGGTCCCCAACCAGAAGGGGATGGAGCGCGCCCTGGCGGCTGGCGCGCGCTCAGTGGCGGTTTTTACCGCTGCTTCGGAGACGTTCGCCCAACATAATATTCATGCCACGATTGCCGAGAGCCTGGAAAACTTCCGTCCGGTAATAGAACTGGCGCGCCGCGAGAGCGTGCCGGTACGCGGCTATATCTCAACGGTGTTTGGCTGCCCGTATGAAGGCGCTGTATCGCCTGAGAAGACGCTGGAGGTGGCCGCGCGCCTGCTAGACCTGGGGGTGGATGAACTGTCGCTGGGGGATACGATTGGCGTCGCTACGCCAGATCAGGTAGTGGAAGTCGTCTCGCTGCTGATCAGGCGGGTACCGCTGGAGAAGTTGGGCCTGCACTTTCACGATACGCGCGGTACGGCACTGGCAAACGTGCTGACCGGCTTGCAGTTGGGGGTGACGACGTTTGACTCTTCGGCTGGTGGATTGGGCGGCTGCCCCTATGCGCCGGGCGCGGCTGGCAACCTGGCAACCGAAGACTTATTGTATATGCTGCATGGCCTGGGGATTGAAACTAGGGTCGATCTGGAGAAAGTGGTCGAAGCGACCAGCTTTATCACTGCATTCCTGGGTCATGCCCCGACCAGTAAATACTGGCAGGCGGCAACAGCCAATTGCTAA
- a CDS encoding acetyl-CoA carboxylase biotin carboxylase subunit: MFTKILVANRGEIAVRVMAACQALGITAVAVYSEADRAALHVQMADEAYSIGPASAAQSYLHIPAIIEVARRCGAQAIHPGYGFLSENAAFAEACDTAGIVFIGPTPEAIRLLGSKTAAKEIAQRVGVPTVPGYAGEDQSAARFLAEARRIGFPVMLKPTDGGGGKGMRALFGEEGFAEALAGAKREALGAFGSEQMFLEKLLVEPRHVEFQILADLRGQAVHLGERECSIQRRHQKIVEESPSVALTPELRAEMGAAAVRVAQAAGYVNAGTVEFLLDTDGRYYFLEMNTRLQVEHPVTEWVTGADLVKHQIMIAAGEPLGLSQEEIAPRGHAIEMRLYAEDPAQDFLPSTGRIEVFEPPRAPGVRVDSGVAGGSEVTVYYDPMLAKLIVYGEDRQSALERLRWALEHWVVLGVETNLPLLRAIAAHPDFAAGRTFTDFLVKHDLSAELEHPELPAEPLLAAAGVEVLDGSDRARANRGSGRFAAGHRRFNPWTQGGALRRGGEQTGVYSYRGKEYQLTLAPEPGASRWGVRIVVKGAGEPPERSMRRLGVTLNLLSKGAIMMEIGAQMSLAYVTRQGYETVVFWRGVSYRLERPRPLDVDVAAAGALGGAAQQKLVAPMPGTIVKAHVREGEHVQARQPLLVLSAMKMEHVITAPRAAVVRRLPFAEGEAVPGGATLVELGEEGAAASEPDIEESGAK; the protein is encoded by the coding sequence ATGTTTACAAAAATCCTTGTAGCAAATCGGGGGGAGATCGCGGTTCGTGTGATGGCTGCCTGCCAGGCGTTGGGGATTACAGCGGTGGCCGTCTATTCGGAGGCTGATCGCGCGGCGCTGCATGTGCAGATGGCTGACGAGGCGTACAGCATCGGGCCAGCGTCCGCCGCGCAAAGCTATCTGCATATTCCGGCGATTATCGAGGTGGCGCGGCGCTGTGGCGCGCAGGCGATTCATCCAGGCTATGGCTTTCTTTCGGAGAATGCTGCGTTTGCCGAAGCATGCGACACGGCGGGCATTGTCTTTATCGGCCCAACGCCTGAAGCGATTCGCTTGCTGGGGTCAAAGACGGCGGCAAAAGAGATCGCCCAACGGGTCGGTGTTCCGACGGTCCCCGGCTATGCTGGTGAGGATCAGAGCGCCGCACGCTTTTTGGCTGAGGCGCGGCGCATCGGCTTTCCGGTGATGCTCAAGCCCACCGATGGCGGTGGGGGCAAAGGAATGCGCGCGCTCTTTGGCGAGGAGGGCTTTGCCGAGGCGCTGGCGGGAGCAAAACGCGAGGCGCTGGGCGCGTTCGGCAGCGAGCAGATGTTTCTGGAGAAGCTGCTTGTCGAGCCGCGTCATGTGGAGTTTCAGATTCTGGCCGATCTGCGCGGCCAGGCGGTTCACCTGGGCGAGCGCGAATGCTCTATCCAGCGGCGGCATCAGAAGATTGTCGAGGAAAGCCCGTCAGTGGCGCTGACGCCGGAACTGCGCGCCGAGATGGGCGCGGCGGCAGTGCGCGTGGCGCAGGCGGCTGGGTATGTGAACGCTGGCACCGTCGAGTTCCTGCTGGATACGGATGGGCGCTATTACTTTCTGGAGATGAATACGCGCCTCCAGGTGGAGCATCCTGTGACTGAGTGGGTGACAGGCGCTGATCTGGTAAAGCATCAGATCATGATTGCTGCCGGGGAGCCGCTGGGTCTGAGCCAGGAAGAGATTGCGCCGCGCGGCCACGCGATTGAGATGCGGCTCTATGCCGAAGACCCGGCTCAAGATTTTCTGCCGTCAACTGGGAGGATAGAGGTCTTTGAGCCGCCGCGCGCTCCTGGGGTGCGTGTGGACAGCGGCGTTGCCGGAGGCAGCGAGGTAACGGTGTATTATGACCCGATGCTGGCAAAGCTGATTGTCTATGGCGAAGATCGGCAATCGGCATTAGAGCGGCTGCGCTGGGCCTTGGAACACTGGGTTGTGCTGGGCGTGGAGACGAATCTGCCGCTGCTGCGGGCGATTGCTGCTCACCCCGATTTTGCGGCTGGCCGGACGTTTACCGATTTTCTGGTGAAGCACGACCTGAGCGCCGAGCTTGAGCACCCGGAGTTACCGGCTGAGCCGCTGCTGGCGGCGGCGGGCGTAGAAGTGCTTGATGGGTCTGATCGCGCCAGGGCCAATCGTGGGAGCGGGCGATTCGCTGCGGGTCATCGCCGGTTTAACCCCTGGACGCAGGGCGGCGCGTTACGGCGGGGGGGCGAGCAAACAGGTGTTTATAGCTATCGTGGGAAGGAATATCAGCTCACATTAGCGCCGGAGCCTGGCGCTTCCAGGTGGGGTGTTCGTATAGTCGTTAAAGGCGCGGGCGAGCCGCCCGAACGGAGTATGCGACGGCTGGGGGTGACGCTGAATCTGCTCTCAAAGGGTGCGATTATGATGGAGATTGGCGCTCAGATGAGCCTGGCGTATGTGACGCGGCAGGGCTATGAGACAGTAGTGTTCTGGAGGGGTGTAAGCTATCGGCTGGAGAGGCCGCGCCCGCTGGATGTTGATGTCGCGGCGGCTGGCGCGTTGGGTGGGGCGGCACAGCAGAAGCTGGTTGCGCCCATGCCAGGGACGATTGTGAAGGCGCATGTGCGCGAGGGCGAACATGTGCAGGCGCGACAGCCCTTGCTGGTGCTGAGCGCGATGAAAATGGAGCATGTGATTACTGCGCCTCGCGCGGCGGTTGTGCGCCGCCTGCCCTTTGCCGAGGGCGAGGCGGTTCCTGGTGGTGCAACGCTGGTGGAGCTTGGCGAGGAGGGGGCGGCTGCGAGCGAGCCTGATATTGAGGAGTCTGGCGCAAAATAG
- a CDS encoding enoyl-CoA hydratase-related protein, with amino-acid sequence MSDEGTYRHLLVERRGAVARATNGSETGRARRGQAPAAEGAVVQVTLNRPEVRNAFNAELIADLQRCFATLGADERVRAIVLAGAGPLFSAGADLNWMRASLDYTREENIADALRMSDMFTAIDTCPKPVVGRIHGAALGGGVGLACVCDVVIAAEGTRFGLTEVRLGIGPAVISPFVLRRIGAGYARALGLTGEQFDATRAREIGLAHRVVPMEQLDAAVEETLKNLLSSGPMGIKATKTLFHAVPGLGYEAARQLTAETIAALRTSQEGQEGIRAFLEKRSASWAE; translated from the coding sequence ATGTCCGATGAGGGAACCTATCGTCACCTGCTGGTTGAGCGGCGCGGCGCGGTCGCGCGAGCGACCAACGGAAGCGAGACTGGCCGAGCCCGGCGAGGCCAAGCACCCGCCGCCGAAGGCGCGGTGGTCCAGGTGACGTTGAACCGGCCAGAGGTGCGCAACGCCTTTAACGCGGAACTCATCGCTGATTTACAGCGGTGCTTTGCCACGCTGGGTGCAGATGAGCGGGTGCGGGCCATTGTGCTTGCGGGCGCGGGGCCGCTCTTTTCTGCGGGAGCCGATCTGAACTGGATGCGCGCCAGCCTGGACTATACACGCGAAGAAAATATTGCCGATGCGCTGCGCATGTCGGATATGTTTACGGCGATTGATACCTGCCCCAAGCCAGTGGTTGGCCGTATTCATGGCGCTGCGCTTGGCGGCGGCGTGGGCCTGGCGTGTGTCTGCGATGTCGTTATTGCCGCCGAGGGGACGCGCTTTGGGCTGACTGAGGTGCGGCTGGGCATCGGTCCGGCGGTGATCTCGCCCTTTGTGCTGCGGCGCATCGGCGCTGGCTACGCGCGGGCGCTGGGGCTGACGGGCGAACAATTTGATGCGACGCGCGCCCGTGAGATTGGGCTGGCTCATCGTGTCGTTCCGATGGAGCAACTGGACGCTGCCGTCGAGGAGACGCTGAAGAACCTGCTGAGCAGCGGGCCGATGGGCATCAAGGCAACGAAAACGCTCTTCCACGCTGTACCTGGGCTGGGGTACGAGGCGGCGCGACAACTGACTGCTGAGACGATTGCAGCACTGCGCACCAGCCAGGAGGGACAGGAAGGCATCCGGGCCTTTCTGGAGAAGCGGAGCGCAAGCTGGGCTGAATAG
- a CDS encoding AAA family ATPase, which translates to MAENTVIRLPAEERHQLELDTLRLADTYPKLEGWALSPKMVATFIMGTMGKRASSNGGTPTTFKAADGRDIQITPKYIGDRALIEVAIATLASDRALLLVGEPGTAKCVKHDTLILDTRTGQRITIAEACRRRDLELASLQADYHLRPQAPTDFINNGIRPCFRVTTHLGREIEVTSNHPFLTIDGWRPLDSLQSGERIAVPRVLPFFGAAELSDAHVKILAHLIAEGCLTQNIPYHSNAHPEMQRDFSQAVQEAFPELEAYWYPDGRWCSVSGGKHGPQNRNRCTQWLRDLGLMGTNSGNKFVPEIVFSLPKRQIALFLNRLFSGDGFLDIRPTTQQITLDYASKSKQLTRDVQHLLLRFGINAKIRTLKTGHYRLVIYGPDACRTFLQEIGLIGRKNVEEALTLLSDRARPTNPNLDTIPFRVWEHLEQANISAGVGNAVALMKVDRTGAAYKLSRSTILRGQSLSRSRLLRLATLVADKDLQQLAQSDIYWDTIKSIEPIGNHEVYDLSMAETHNFVANDFIVHNSWLSEHLTAAISGTSRYVIQGTAGTTEDQIKYSWNYALLLAEGPSLGALVPSPMYRAMEEGKVVRFEELTRCSSEVQDGMLSILSEKEIAVPELRMTIPARRGFSVIATANTRDRGVNDMSSALKRRFNFVELPVPEDLSSETAIVEKRTHDLMADYKLESQLPADLVKMLVTIFQELRRGRTIDGKVKVKTPGAVLSTAEAISVLFNSTILAAHFGSGQVSASEVGRSLVGAVAKEDSRDVETLREYLETVVKGRSGKEWEQLYEARRYV; encoded by the coding sequence GTGGCAGAAAACACCGTTATCCGGCTCCCCGCTGAGGAACGTCACCAGCTTGAACTCGATACCCTGCGTCTGGCCGACACCTATCCGAAACTGGAAGGGTGGGCGCTCTCCCCTAAGATGGTTGCGACTTTCATCATGGGTACTATGGGCAAGCGCGCCTCCAGCAACGGCGGGACTCCCACTACCTTTAAGGCTGCCGATGGGCGCGACATTCAGATCACTCCCAAATACATCGGCGACCGCGCCCTCATCGAAGTAGCAATTGCCACCCTCGCCTCAGACCGCGCCCTGCTCCTGGTCGGCGAGCCGGGAACGGCAAAATGCGTCAAGCACGATACGTTGATACTCGATACCAGAACTGGTCAGCGCATAACTATTGCTGAAGCCTGCCGGCGCCGCGACCTCGAACTTGCCTCCCTGCAAGCAGACTATCATTTGAGGCCGCAAGCGCCGACAGACTTCATAAACAACGGCATTCGCCCTTGTTTTCGCGTTACCACCCATCTTGGTCGTGAGATCGAAGTAACCAGCAATCACCCTTTCCTTACCATAGACGGTTGGCGGCCTTTAGACAGTCTCCAATCAGGTGAGCGCATCGCAGTTCCAAGAGTGCTGCCCTTTTTTGGCGCCGCCGAACTGAGCGACGCCCATGTCAAAATCCTCGCTCATCTCATCGCCGAAGGCTGCCTCACCCAAAACATTCCATACCACTCCAATGCCCATCCTGAGATGCAGCGCGATTTTAGCCAGGCGGTTCAAGAGGCATTTCCTGAACTGGAAGCATATTGGTATCCAGATGGGAGATGGTGTAGTGTTTCAGGAGGAAAGCACGGACCCCAAAACCGTAATCGCTGCACGCAATGGTTACGTGATCTTGGCCTGATGGGTACCAATTCTGGGAATAAGTTTGTCCCTGAGATCGTGTTTTCTTTACCCAAACGCCAAATAGCCCTTTTCCTGAATCGGCTGTTTAGCGGAGATGGCTTTCTTGACATTCGCCCGACAACTCAACAGATTACCCTTGACTATGCGAGCAAATCGAAGCAACTTACCAGAGATGTCCAACATCTTCTGCTGCGATTCGGCATCAACGCGAAGATACGGACTCTAAAGACCGGACACTACCGACTGGTCATTTACGGTCCAGATGCTTGTCGAACATTTTTGCAAGAAATCGGACTTATTGGCCGGAAAAACGTGGAGGAGGCGCTCACTCTTCTTAGTGATCGCGCGAGACCTACAAACCCGAATCTTGACACCATTCCTTTTCGGGTATGGGAACACCTCGAACAAGCAAACATTAGTGCTGGGGTAGGAAATGCAGTTGCCCTGATGAAAGTTGATCGAACAGGCGCGGCTTACAAACTTTCCCGCTCTACCATTCTTCGTGGTCAGAGCCTATCCCGATCACGCTTGTTGAGGCTTGCAACACTCGTTGCCGATAAGGATTTACAACAGCTTGCTCAGAGTGACATTTATTGGGATACTATCAAGTCTATTGAGCCAATTGGCAACCATGAAGTGTACGATCTGAGCATGGCCGAAACCCACAATTTTGTGGCAAACGATTTTATCGTCCACAATAGCTGGCTCTCCGAACACCTGACCGCCGCCATCTCCGGCACGAGCCGCTACGTCATCCAGGGAACGGCTGGCACCACCGAAGACCAGATCAAATATTCATGGAACTACGCGCTGCTGCTGGCCGAAGGCCCCAGCCTGGGCGCGCTGGTTCCCAGCCCGATGTATCGCGCTATGGAAGAAGGCAAGGTCGTTCGTTTCGAGGAACTGACGCGCTGCTCCTCGGAAGTGCAGGATGGCATGCTCTCGATCCTCTCGGAGAAAGAGATTGCCGTTCCCGAACTGCGCATGACCATCCCAGCGCGGCGCGGCTTCAGTGTCATCGCCACCGCCAACACCCGTGATCGGGGCGTTAACGACATGAGCAGCGCGCTCAAGCGCCGCTTTAACTTCGTCGAACTGCCAGTCCCTGAAGACCTCTCCTCTGAAACAGCCATTGTGGAGAAGCGCACCCACGACCTGATGGCCGATTATAAGCTGGAGTCGCAACTGCCCGCCGATCTGGTCAAGATGCTGGTAACGATCTTCCAGGAACTGCGACGCGGGCGCACCATTGATGGCAAGGTCAAGGTCAAGACTCCTGGCGCTGTCCTCAGCACCGCTGAGGCGATCTCAGTACTCTTTAACAGCACGATCCTCGCCGCGCACTTTGGCAGCGGCCAGGTCAGCGCTTCAGAGGTTGGCCGCAGCCTGGTTGGCGCGGTAGCAAAAGAAGATTCACGCGATGTCGAAACCCTGCGCGAATACCTCGAAACGGTAGTAAAGGGCCGCTCTGGCAAGGAGTGGGAGCAGTTGTACGAGGCGCGTCGTTATGTCTAA